A single Paracoccus pantotrophus DNA region contains:
- a CDS encoding sodium:solute symporter family protein: MSQFTLNLLVIGASFALYIGIAIWARAGSTAEFYAANRGVSPVMNGMATAADWMSAASFISMAGLIAFTGYDNSTYLMGWTGGYVLLAMLLAPYLRKFGKFTVPEFIGDRFYSGTARIIGVICLLIISITYVIGQMTGVGVTFSRYLEVSSSTGLWIGAALVFVYAVLGGMKGITYTQVAQYIVLIIAYTIPAVFIALQLTGHVLPQTGLFGTHDASGAKFLAKLDQVVTDLGFRSYTGHHNSTLDMVLFTMALMIGTAGLPHVIIRFFTVPKVADARKSAGWALVFIALLYTVAPAVGSMSRFNLTATMWPGAETGETFSQPAVSLEDIQNREDLNWMRNWQLTGLLNWEDKNGDGLIQYYNEAGAANEPLATVIAEQGLQGNELTTVNNDIMVLANPEIANLPGWVIAIVAAGGLAAALSTAAGLLLAISGAVSHDLIKGAINPGISEKGELFAARVSMAVSILVATILGLNPPGFAAQTVALAFGLAASSIFPVLMMGIFSTRMNKEGAIAGMLAGVISTLVYIFTYKGWFFISGTNMLPDTADAWLFGISPASFGTIGAVINFAVAYLVSAATKEPPAEVRDLVESIRVPRGAGAAQAH; this comes from the coding sequence ATGAGCCAGTTTACCCTCAACCTCCTTGTCATCGGGGCATCCTTCGCGCTTTACATCGGCATCGCGATCTGGGCCCGCGCCGGTTCCACGGCCGAGTTCTATGCCGCCAACCGCGGCGTCAGCCCGGTCATGAACGGCATGGCCACGGCGGCCGACTGGATGTCGGCGGCCTCGTTCATCTCGATGGCGGGCCTCATCGCCTTTACCGGCTATGACAACTCGACCTATCTGATGGGCTGGACCGGCGGCTATGTGCTGCTGGCGATGCTGCTTGCGCCCTATCTGCGCAAGTTCGGCAAGTTCACGGTGCCGGAATTCATCGGCGACCGCTTCTATTCCGGCACGGCGCGGATCATCGGCGTGATCTGCCTGCTGATCATCTCGATCACCTATGTGATCGGCCAGATGACCGGCGTCGGCGTGACCTTCTCGCGCTATCTGGAGGTCTCCAGCTCGACCGGGCTGTGGATCGGCGCGGCGCTGGTCTTCGTCTATGCCGTTCTGGGCGGGATGAAGGGCATCACCTATACCCAGGTGGCGCAGTATATCGTGCTGATCATCGCCTATACCATCCCGGCGGTGTTCATCGCCCTGCAGCTGACCGGCCATGTGCTGCCGCAGACGGGACTGTTCGGCACGCATGACGCCTCGGGCGCCAAGTTCCTGGCCAAGCTGGACCAGGTGGTGACCGACCTGGGCTTCCGCTCCTATACCGGGCACCATAACTCGACGCTGGACATGGTACTGTTCACCATGGCGCTGATGATCGGTACCGCGGGCCTGCCGCATGTCATCATCCGCTTCTTCACCGTGCCGAAAGTGGCCGATGCGCGCAAATCGGCGGGCTGGGCGCTGGTCTTCATCGCGCTGCTCTATACCGTCGCGCCCGCGGTGGGCTCGATGTCGCGCTTCAACCTGACCGCGACCATGTGGCCGGGCGCCGAGACGGGCGAGACCTTCAGCCAGCCGGCCGTGTCGCTGGAGGACATCCAGAACCGCGAGGACTTGAACTGGATGCGCAACTGGCAGCTGACCGGCCTGCTGAACTGGGAGGACAAGAACGGCGACGGCCTGATCCAGTACTATAACGAGGCCGGGGCGGCGAACGAGCCGCTGGCCACGGTGATCGCCGAGCAGGGCCTGCAGGGCAACGAGCTGACCACGGTGAACAACGACATCATGGTCCTGGCCAACCCGGAAATCGCCAACCTGCCGGGCTGGGTCATCGCCATCGTCGCCGCCGGCGGCCTGGCGGCGGCGCTGTCCACCGCGGCGGGCCTGTTGCTGGCGATCTCGGGCGCGGTCAGCCACGACCTGATCAAGGGCGCGATCAATCCCGGCATCAGCGAGAAGGGCGAGCTGTTCGCGGCCCGCGTCTCGATGGCGGTGTCGATCCTGGTCGCCACGATCCTGGGCCTGAACCCGCCGGGCTTTGCCGCGCAGACGGTGGCGCTGGCCTTCGGCCTGGCGGCCAGCTCGATCTTCCCGGTGCTGATGATGGGCATCTTCTCGACGCGCATGAACAAGGAAGGCGCGATCGCGGGGATGCTGGCCGGGGTCATCTCGACGCTGGTCTATATCTTCACCTACAAGGGCTGGTTCTTCATCTCGGGGACCAACATGCTGCCCGATACCGCGGATGCCTGGCTGTTCGGCATCTCGCCGGCCTCGTTCGGCACCATCGGCGCGGTGATCAACTTCGCGGTGGCCTATCTGGTGTCCGCCGCCACCAAGGAGCCGCCCGCCGAGGTGCGCGACCTGGTCGAGTCGATCCGCGTTCCGCGCGGCGCCGGCGCGGCGCAGGCGCATTGA
- a CDS encoding DUF294 nucleotidyltransferase-like domain-containing protein, which yields MNDIAAFIATVHPYDSLPQDELARAAAAFKRRDYPAGGVIYRRGDRLAGLYLIESGRVRVSDAAGDSVSELMARNSFGERGLLRDGVAVTTATAIEDSTVLMLPRAELMRLIGSHRAVARFFDRSGLPGSRESDLALLKVGDLIGRRAPLTCTPETPAIEAARAMRDARVSSIGVLDGERLVGLVTIRDISNRIVAEGRDVNVPVAQVMTPDPITLSPAELGYDVLNIMLERRIGHLPVVEKGRFVGMVSQTDLTRVQAISASALIRDIAQSGDVAEMAAATARIPALLVQLVNGHHRHETITRMITDIADAVTRRLLVMAEARLGPPPGPWLWAACGSQGRQEQTGLSDQDNCLILGDDCDPEDLWFADLARFVCDGLNACGYVYCPGEMMAVTPRWRQPRRVWRGYFRDWIAHPSPEAQMLASVMFDLRAIGGDAALLEGLQAETLGMAAKNSIFVAHMISNAMKHRPPLGLIGGFATARTGEHRNQIDMKLSGVVPVADLARIYALQGQLAPVNTRARLVEAQAAGIISGSGARDLIAAYDLIQTTRLENQAAQIRAGERPGNHLSPAALPDFQRSHLRDAFVVVRGMQSALGHGKGMLG from the coding sequence ATGAACGACATCGCCGCATTCATCGCCACGGTTCATCCCTATGACAGCCTGCCGCAGGACGAGCTGGCGCGGGCCGCGGCGGCCTTCAAGCGCAGGGACTATCCGGCCGGCGGCGTGATCTATCGCCGCGGCGACCGGCTGGCGGGGCTTTACCTGATCGAAAGCGGCCGGGTCCGGGTCTCGGATGCCGCGGGGGATTCCGTTTCCGAGCTGATGGCGCGCAACTCCTTTGGCGAAAGGGGGCTGCTGCGCGACGGCGTGGCAGTCACCACTGCGACGGCCATCGAGGATTCGACCGTGCTGATGCTGCCCCGCGCCGAATTGATGCGGCTGATCGGCAGCCATCGTGCGGTTGCACGCTTCTTCGACCGCAGCGGCCTGCCCGGCAGTCGCGAAAGCGATCTGGCGCTGCTGAAGGTCGGCGACCTGATCGGGCGGCGGGCGCCGCTGACCTGCACGCCCGAGACCCCCGCCATCGAGGCCGCCCGCGCCATGCGCGATGCTCGCGTCAGCAGCATCGGCGTGCTGGACGGGGAGCGGCTGGTCGGGCTGGTCACGATCCGCGACATCTCGAACCGCATCGTCGCCGAGGGGCGCGACGTGAACGTTCCCGTCGCGCAGGTGATGACGCCCGATCCGATCACGCTTTCGCCGGCGGAGCTGGGCTATGACGTGCTCAACATCATGCTGGAGCGCCGCATCGGCCATCTGCCGGTGGTCGAGAAGGGCCGCTTCGTCGGCATGGTCAGCCAGACCGACCTGACGCGGGTGCAGGCGATCTCGGCCTCGGCGCTGATCCGCGACATCGCGCAATCGGGGGATGTCGCCGAGATGGCGGCGGCCACCGCACGCATTCCCGCATTGCTGGTGCAGCTGGTCAACGGTCATCACCGGCACGAAACCATCACCCGCATGATCACCGACATCGCCGATGCCGTGACCCGGCGCCTGCTGGTCATGGCCGAGGCGCGGCTGGGGCCGCCGCCCGGCCCCTGGCTGTGGGCGGCCTGCGGCAGCCAGGGGCGGCAGGAACAGACCGGCCTGTCGGACCAGGACAATTGCCTGATCCTGGGTGACGATTGCGACCCGGAGGATCTCTGGTTCGCGGATCTGGCGCGCTTCGTTTGCGATGGGCTGAATGCCTGCGGCTATGTCTATTGCCCCGGCGAGATGATGGCCGTCACCCCGCGCTGGCGCCAGCCGCGCCGGGTCTGGCGCGGCTATTTCCGCGACTGGATCGCCCATCCCAGCCCCGAGGCGCAGATGCTGGCCTCGGTCATGTTCGATCTGCGCGCCATCGGCGGCGATGCCGCGCTGCTGGAGGGGCTGCAGGCCGAAACCCTGGGGATGGCGGCGAAGAACTCGATCTTCGTGGCGCATATGATCTCGAACGCGATGAAGCACCGCCCGCCTTTGGGGCTGATCGGCGGCTTTGCCACCGCGCGCACGGGCGAGCATCGCAACCAGATCGACATGAAGCTCAGCGGCGTCGTGCCGGTGGCGGACCTGGCGCGCATCTATGCGCTGCAGGGCCAGCTGGCGCCCGTCAACACCAGGGCCCGGCTGGTCGAGGCGCAGGCGGCGGGCATCATCTCGGGCAGCGGCGCACGCGACCTGATCGCGGCCTATGACCTGATCCAGACCACGCGGCTGGAAAACCAGGCCGCGCAGATCCGCGCGGGCGAACGGCCGGGCAACCATCTGTCCCCCGCTGCGCTGCCCGATTTCCAGCGCAGCCATCTGCGCGACGCCTTCGTGGTGGTGCGGGGGATGCAATCGGCGCTAGGCCACGGCAAGGGAATGTTGGGATGA